A stretch of DNA from Flavobacteriaceae bacterium MAR_2009_75:
ATAAATTTAAGGGAAGGTGAACTTCCAAATCAGTAAAAAACAAGGATTAAAACAATTCAGGAACATACTTGATAAGAATTCTAATTCCTACGACCAGCACGAGCAAAGCGGTAACTCTTTTTATTCCATTAGGTGTAAACCTCTTAAGACTTAGTCGAATTCCCAACTGACCCCCGATCAAAACTGAAAGCACCAAGGCAATTGTTTCTTTCCATGGCAAATTTAACATATCTCCTTGAACTAATCCGACCAAACCTGAAATGGAGTTCACCAAAATAAAAAAACTAGCCAAAGCGGCAATTTTTATTGATTTATCCCATCTTAAATGATTCAGTATAGGTGCTAAAAAAATTCCACCGCCGATACCGACCAAACCGGAAAGCAAGCCTATAACCCCACCTAATAGGTAATTCATATATTTAGGATAAGTTTTCAACTGCTCATCACTTCTAGATGTAGAGAACGTCTGCCAAGCCAAAAAAATAGCCGACACTACTAACGAGACACCTAACAGAATAAAAAAAACATGCTCTTGCAATCGAAACGAAGCTCCAATAAATGCTAAGGGAATACTTGCCAAAATAAAAGGCAGAAAATCTTTAAATTTTGTATGACCATTTTTAAAGTATAGGTAGGTACTGCCCGAGACCACTACCAGATTACAGATCAGTGCTACGGAGCGAATGGCAAAAAAACCGGTCAGAAATAGTGCTAAAAGAGCTAAATAGCTAGACCCTCCGCCAAAGCCTACCGAAGAATAAAGCGTTGCCACCACAAAGAAACCCGAGCAAAGTAGTATCAGGTTTTCAATACTTAGGAGCATGCTTTGGCATTTGGTTCATTCCGCCGGCAACATTAATTAAATTAACATCTGGCATTAAAGACTGTAACTTAGCTATTGCCTTTTTACTTCTCACCCCCGATTGACAGATACAATAAATCGAAACAGTAAAGTCAATCTCTTCATAGCGCTCTTCCAATTCATTTAACGGAATATTTTTGGCGAAAGGCAGGTGGTTTCTGTTAAACTCTTTCTCTGTACGAACATCGATGAGCTGAAGCTGATGTTCAACAGACATTTCTAAAAAATCTGCAGGGTCGACGTCTTTCACAGCCACTGGACAGTCCAATTCATAATTGTTATTTAACACAACTATCTTTTGATTTTCAGGTCGAGCTCCAAATTTTATCCTTTTAAATGAATTGCTCAAACCATTAAATAATAATAATTGACCGGATAGCACCTCGCCCACATCGGTAAGTACCTTTATCGCTTCTAGCGCCTGTAAATTTCCAATGATGCCCGGTAAAATACCCAAAACACCATTTTCGTTACAATTGGGAACTTCATCATTTTTGGGCATATTCGGAAAGAGGCATCTATACGTCGGCCCTTCATTATAATTGAAAACACTCACCTGCCCTTCAAAACCATGTAAGGCTCCGTAAACAAAAGGCTTTCCTAGAACTACACAAGCGTCGTTAACTAAATACCTCGTTGGAAAATTATCGGACGCATCGACTACTAAATCATATGCCGAAATCAACTCTATAGCATTCTCTTTGACTAGAAAAGTCGAGTGCTCGATTATATTCGTTGTCGAATTTTGCTTGCGTAGCTTTTCACCCAAAACCTCAACTTTGGGTCTGCCCACATCACTTTCCGAAAACAAGACCTGACGGTGTAAATTCGACTCTGAAACCACATCATTGTCCACAATACCTATTGTACCTGCTCCCATGGCATTAAGGTACATCAACACGGGAATACCCAAACCTCCACCACCAATAACCAATACCTTAGAATTTATCAGTTTGTTCTGTGCCTCAGCACCAAAATCGGATAAAATCACTTGACGTTGATAGCGCTCCAGCATAATTATTCCAAAGATAATTTAACGATAGCCTCTTTGTATTCTTCTTCAGAATTGGCGTTTAACAAAACGTTGGGATCTGTCGGAAAAACCAATTTAACCTCATTATTGATTAAAAATTTTCGAGGGCAGGTACCGTTGCCCGTATTTAGATAGTCTATTGAACTTTTAAAAGCCTTGGGTTCCCAAATTGCACATAAAGGCTCTGGTAGCGGGTTTTCTTTTTGCGCAAAAGTTGTAGCCAAAACATTAGGATTACGTGCAGCAATTAATTCTTGTAGTGATTGCAAATTTATTATGGGAAGATCACATGCCAATACGAGCCAAGCCACGTCTGAATGCCTTTTATATGCGGATAAAAGTCCGTTAAACGGGCCTCTATATTCGTTTTCATCTACAATGGTTTCAAAATCATCAGAAATTCCATCTTTTTGATCTGATCGTACGCTTACATAGGTTTTTTCGCAAACCCTGCTCAGCAAATGATACAAGTAATCTCGTTGGGGCATACCGTGATAGGGTATCAGACCTTTGTCCTTCCCCATTCGGGTACTTTTGCCCCCCGCCAGCACTAAGCCGTATAATTCAGGACCTATAATCATTCTTGCCTCCCGTTTTCTCTTTCAACATTATTTTATCGATCACAATGTCGTGCGACAATGCCTTACACATATCATAAATCGTCAAGGCACTAACTGACACACCGGTCAAGGCCTCCATTTCAACTCCCGTTCGTTCGCTGCATTTGACAGTACACACGATTTCGAGACTGTTGTTTTGCGGCGTAATGTCAATGTTTACTTTAGATAGATTGATTTGATGACATAAAGGTATCAAATCAGAAGTTTTTTTTACTGCCTGAATTCCCGAGATTACGGCGGTATGTATTATGCTTCCCTTCTTGCCCAAAAAATCTTGTTGGGCCAATGTTTCAAACACCGATGGCGGAAACAGGACCCGTCCAGAGGCAACGGCCAATCGAGCCGTAATCTTTTTTTCAGACACATCGACCATTGTCGCATTGCCTGAATCATCAATATGTGAAAGCTTGTTCATTGTTTATTTTATTTGGATTTTTCTCAGGATGTTCAACATCCTATTACTAAACTCACCCACCAATCGAAGTCATTGAGTTATCGAAAACCCCCTGATATTTTTGTTGCGCTTCAAACCCTGTTTTCGCCCTGCTTCCTATGGCTTTTAAAATTTGCTCTATGACCTTTACTTCTGAATCGTTACTTCGTAAAATATCACGGATGTTCATACTAGGTTTAGCATACAAACAAGTGATTACGTCTCCTGTGGCGGAAATTCGAAGTCTGTTGCAAGTACCGCAGAAAGTTCGGCTAAATGAAGGGATGACGCCAAACGTACCTTTAAACCCAGGAATTTTATAATTCATAGATGTTGAAGTTTTGGGCGATTCAAGCTTGTAATAATCTGGATGTTTCTCTTTTATGTAGTCAAGAATACGTTTATAGTCCCAAGCGATAGACTGAAACTTTTTGCTTCCGCCATTAAATGGCATTTCCTCTAAAAATCGTACAGAGACATTATAGTGTTTGGTCAACTCGAGCATTGGTAAGATATCTTCGGTATTTTGACCTTCCAGCGCAATAAAATTGATACGCACGTTGAAGCCTTCGGTAATCAAACGTACCATATTGTTATACACCGTATCATATTGATTACGGCGGGTTATACGCTCAAAGGTTTCGCGATTGATAGCATCCATACTAACATTGATGTTTTTCACACCAAGTTCTTTCAGTTCATCTATATACGGGCCTATCAAGGTAGCATTGGTAGTCACCGAAATGTCATTAAGCTTTTTCAAGCTTGAAAGCTTTCGAAAAAGAACCATCAAGTCTTTACGAACAAAGGGCTCACCGCCAGTAATACGAATTTTGTCGACACCTTGTGATACCAGAATTTCACTGAGTCTCGACAATTCGTCGATAGTAAAAAGCTTATCGTTTTTCACGAAATTAATGCCCTCGGCCGGCATACAGTAATTGCACCGCAAGTTACAGCGATCCGTCACCGCCAGTCTCACATAGTTAATCTCTCTATTGTGATTGTCTATCAGCATATTTTGTTTCTGTTCAAGTGTCTTAAATTTTTATGGTGTTGCCGAAACCCATACCGATTTGTTCTTGAAAATTTCTTTTTTCCATATGGGTACCCGGTCTTTTAATGTATCGATTAAAAACCGACATGCTTCGAAACATGCATCTCGATGGCCCGAAGAGGCACCTACAACAACTACAGGTTCTTCCACCCCTTTGTTACCGACGGCATGGCGCATTACCACCCGGTTTAAATTCCATTTGGCATAGGCTTCTTCAGCGATTTTTCGCATTTCTTTGATGGCCATCGCTTTATAGGTCTCGAATTCGAGAGCTATGACCTGTTCGTTTTGCGTAAATTCACGAACTGCCCCGACAAAAACACATATACCACCGCTATTGGGGTGTGAAAGTTCACCATATACTTGTGACGCATCGATGTGGTCAACAATTTCAATCGTAATTTCTTGCTTCATTAGCCACCACTAACCGGAGGAATCAAGGCAATTTCATCTCCTCGAATCAATTTTTCTTCATCTTCGGCATACTCGCTATTGACCGCTATGGCCAGAGAAGACAATTTATCCAACTCAGGAAAAGATTGTTTTAGCTTTTGCTTCAGTTCAAAAACAGAGCCGGGCAACACATCGTCTTCATCAAATCGAAAAGATGATTCGCCTACAATGTCTTTGGCTATGCCGAATAATAAAACCTCCATATTCAACTTATAAGTTAAAGATACAATGTACTTAAAATTTTACGATTCACTAAGGCTTTAAGACGATTTTTGCATTTTCAGGTTTTTCATAAAAACGCTCCGGCTTTGAAGATTCGGTCAAAGAGATGTTTTCAAAGGTTGTTGGGTCTTTGGCTTCCTTTATAGTTCGCCCTTCGTAATTGTGCCATGCCATTGATTTAGGCAGCAAAACTCCGTTGATTTTAATCCAATCGTTATAACGAATCCATCTCACATCATTTGATTTTTCATCACTGCCAAAGGTAAAGGTATAACCCAACCAAGCCATTTGAAAAGTTTCAGGGTCGTAATGCAAGTAATAATCATCTTTTGACGAAGCCCCTACCCCATCATTATAACTCATATGAATACCTGGGTAATATTTGCCCTCAAACTCTAAAGGCTCAGCCATTTCATAGTTTACGCCTGGATCAGCAAAAACAAAGGGCATTGCATAGAAATAGAACATGAGGT
This window harbors:
- a CDS encoding adenylyltransferase/sulfurtransferase, which produces MLERYQRQVILSDFGAEAQNKLINSKVLVIGGGGLGIPVLMYLNAMGAGTIGIVDNDVVSESNLHRQVLFSESDVGRPKVEVLGEKLRKQNSTTNIIEHSTFLVKENAIELISAYDLVVDASDNFPTRYLVNDACVVLGKPFVYGALHGFEGQVSVFNYNEGPTYRCLFPNMPKNDEVPNCNENGVLGILPGIIGNLQALEAIKVLTDVGEVLSGQLLLFNGLSNSFKRIKFGARPENQKIVVLNNNYELDCPVAVKDVDPADFLEMSVEHQLQLIDVRTEKEFNRNHLPFAKNIPLNELEERYEEIDFTVSIYCICQSGVRSKKAIAKLQSLMPDVNLINVAGGMNQMPKHAPKY
- a CDS encoding molybdenum cofactor guanylyltransferase, whose product is MIIGPELYGLVLAGGKSTRMGKDKGLIPYHGMPQRDYLYHLLSRVCEKTYVSVRSDQKDGISDDFETIVDENEYRGPFNGLLSAYKRHSDVAWLVLACDLPIINLQSLQELIAARNPNVLATTFAQKENPLPEPLCAIWEPKAFKSSIDYLNTGNGTCPRKFLINNEVKLVFPTDPNVLLNANSEEEYKEAIVKLSLE
- a CDS encoding cyclic pyranopterin monophosphate synthase subunit MoaC translates to MNKLSHIDDSGNATMVDVSEKKITARLAVASGRVLFPPSVFETLAQQDFLGKKGSIIHTAVISGIQAVKKTSDLIPLCHQINLSKVNIDITPQNNSLEIVCTVKCSERTGVEMEALTGVSVSALTIYDMCKALSHDIVIDKIMLKEKTGGKNDYRS
- a CDS encoding cyclic pyranopterin monophosphate synthase subunit MoaA, coding for MLIDNHNREINYVRLAVTDRCNLRCNYCMPAEGINFVKNDKLFTIDELSRLSEILVSQGVDKIRITGGEPFVRKDLMVLFRKLSSLKKLNDISVTTNATLIGPYIDELKELGVKNINVSMDAINRETFERITRRNQYDTVYNNMVRLITEGFNVRINFIALEGQNTEDILPMLELTKHYNVSVRFLEEMPFNGGSKKFQSIAWDYKRILDYIKEKHPDYYKLESPKTSTSMNYKIPGFKGTFGVIPSFSRTFCGTCNRLRISATGDVITCLYAKPSMNIRDILRSNDSEVKVIEQILKAIGSRAKTGFEAQQKYQGVFDNSMTSIGG
- a CDS encoding molybdopterin synthase subunit MoaE, which encodes MKQEITIEIVDHIDASQVYGELSHPNSGGICVFVGAVREFTQNEQVIALEFETYKAMAIKEMRKIAEEAYAKWNLNRVVMRHAVGNKGVEEPVVVVGASSGHRDACFEACRFLIDTLKDRVPIWKKEIFKNKSVWVSATP
- a CDS encoding molybdopterin synthase sulfur carrier subunit, producing the protein MEVLLFGIAKDIVGESSFRFDEDDVLPGSVFELKQKLKQSFPELDKLSSLAIAVNSEYAEDEEKLIRGDEIALIPPVSGG